In one Juglans regia cultivar Chandler chromosome 11, Walnut 2.0, whole genome shotgun sequence genomic region, the following are encoded:
- the LOC108995213 gene encoding barwin-like has protein sequence MDRISVCLMIFSLCLLATAAAQQCGRQAGGRTCPNNLCCSQFGYCGTTDDYCSPSKNCQSNCQSGGGGGGGGGGGGGQSASNVRTTYHFYNPEQNGWNYNAVSAYCSTWDANKPLAWRKKYGWTAFCGPVGPRGQAACGKCLRVTNSRTGAQTTVRIVDQCSNGGLDLDAGVFKKLDTDGRGYAQGHLMVNYQFVNCGNSLVEALFNLF, from the exons ATGGACAGGATTAGCGTATGTTTGATGATCTTCTCTCTCTGCCTGCTTGCTACTGCCGCTGCCCAACAGTGTGGAAGACAAGCCGGTGGCAGAACATGTCCCAACAATCTTTGTTGTAGCCAGTTTGGTTATTGTGGGACAACTGATGACTATTGCTCACCCTCCAAAAACTGTCAGAGCAATTGTCAATCGGGCGGTGGTGgtggcgggggcgggggcgggggcggggggcagaGTGCCTCTAATGTGAGAACAACGTACCACTTCTACAATCCTGAGCAGAATGGTTGGAACTATAACGCTGTTAGTGCATATTGCTCAACATGGGATGCCAACAAGCCGTTGGCATGGCGCAAGAAGTATGGTTGGACTGCCTTTTGTGGACCGGTTGGGCCTCGTGGGCAAGCCGCTTGTGGCAAGTGCCTGAGG GTCACAAACAGCAGGACAGGAGCACAGACAACAGTGAGAATTGTAGATCAATGCAGCAATGGAGGTCTAGATCTGGATGCAGGAGTGTTTAAAAAACTAGACACTGATGGAAGAGGATATGCCCAGGGCCACCTTATGGTTAACTACCAGTTTGTGAACTGCGGAAATTCGTTGGTTGAAGCACTATTCAATTTGTTTTGA